TCCTGCGGGCAAGGGAACTGGCCGGACTCGTCGTCTAAAGTTCGTTCTTTTCTCCAAACACATCCAAGGCAAAAAACGCCGGCCCCACGATCATTGCAAGAAAAACCAGCCCGATCACCACGTCTTTCATCGTTCACCTCTACCTCACTCTAGCCCGCGCCTCCCCTCCGCTGCGCAGCATGGGAAAGCGGGGCAACCGCGTCGCCATTACCTCGAAAGATTCCCTCTAACTGCTTCAAAACCTTCACCATGTCAAATAAAAAGCCAACCAATTGGCGCTTCGGCGAATCATACTTTTCAGGAAAGCGAAATCTCGCACGAGGTACTTCGAATGAGTGCAAAGAACTACTGGTTTGCGTTTGGCATCGGCGTCAGCGCAGGAGCCGCAATCGCTCTCCTCTACGCTCCGCAAACAGGAATCAAGACGCGCAAGCAACTCCGCAAACGTGCGGAGGATGCAGGCGACTATCTCGAAGATGCAGGCAACTATCTCAAAGCCCAGGCCGAGCGTCTCAGCGACGAGGCCCAGAAGGCCATCAAACGCAGCAAAGGCCAAGTGGATTACGCCATCGACAAAGCAGGCGACGCCGTAAACAGTGCCGTCAAGACCGCTCAATCGCTAGTCTAGCTCTCACGATCTAGCTCTGCTGGTCTGATTCTCTTCCTCCCAACAGGTCTGGATTTTCTGCACCAATCTGCCTTCTCTGGAACGCGAACATCCCGGGCCCCTCCGGGTTGTTCGCGTTAACTTCATTCCCCGAAACAGCCGTAATTTTGACCCTGAGCGTAGTCGAAGGGGAAGAATCCCTGTATTTTGTATTTGCATTTGTTGTTGTCTGTTCTTTCACTCACCCTCAAAAAAACATCGTCATTTCGACCGAAGCTGTTCACGGCCTCATCATGAACAGCGCAGTGGAGAAACCTCCGTATTTCGTCTTTGTGTTGTCTGTTCTTCACCTCACACCACTTCAAGTATCTGAAGCTTCGGCACACTCCAAAAAATCAAACGCCCCGGCGGTCAGCCGAGGCGTTTGAAGTCGAATCCGTACTAACAGCACTAAACAGTAGTCAGTTCAAGCCCAGCCATCTTCTCTTCACCATCGGCAGAGATCGGACGGTAGTACAGCTTGTTGTTCTCCATGTACACCTCAAGGAACGCAGGCCGCTCGACGATCCCCCCGCCGATCAGCGCCTCCGACAAAGGATCCTCGACAAACCGCTGCAGCGCCCGACGCAACGGCC
The Edaphobacter lichenicola genome window above contains:
- a CDS encoding YtxH domain-containing protein, whose protein sequence is MSAKNYWFAFGIGVSAGAAIALLYAPQTGIKTRKQLRKRAEDAGDYLEDAGNYLKAQAERLSDEAQKAIKRSKGQVDYAIDKAGDAVNSAVKTAQSLV